The following are encoded in a window of Kitasatospora fiedleri genomic DNA:
- a CDS encoding carbohydrate ABC transporter permease, translated as MINPPASFRWLRRIVLLVLAVFTLTPVAVMLSSSLKPLQDVQGPWRWMPSHLTFRPYIDIWKTVPLAKYFTNSLIVAGSATGLSVLIALLAGYAVSRYRFRGKKIFTITVLSTQMFPGILFLLPLFLIFVNIGNTTGIALYGSRGGLILTYLTFSLPFSIWMLAGYLDSIPRDLDEAAAVDGCGPIRTLVQIIVPAALPGIIAVAVYAFMTAWGEVLFASVMTNDQTRTLAVGLQGYATQTDVYWNQVMAASLVVSLPVVAGFLLLQRYLVAGLTAGAVK; from the coding sequence ATGATCAACCCGCCCGCCTCCTTCCGCTGGCTGCGCCGGATCGTGCTGCTGGTGCTGGCCGTCTTCACCCTGACCCCGGTCGCGGTGATGCTGAGCTCCTCGCTCAAGCCGCTCCAGGACGTCCAGGGCCCGTGGCGCTGGATGCCCAGCCACCTGACCTTCCGGCCGTACATCGACATCTGGAAGACCGTCCCGCTCGCGAAGTACTTCACCAACTCGCTGATCGTCGCGGGCTCGGCCACCGGCCTGTCCGTGCTGATCGCGCTGCTGGCCGGCTACGCGGTGAGCCGCTACCGGTTCCGCGGCAAGAAGATCTTCACGATCACCGTGCTGTCCACCCAGATGTTCCCCGGCATCCTGTTCCTGCTGCCGCTGTTCCTGATCTTCGTCAACATCGGCAACACCACCGGCATCGCGCTGTACGGCAGCCGCGGCGGCCTGATCCTCACCTACCTGACCTTCTCGCTGCCGTTCTCGATCTGGATGCTGGCCGGGTACCTGGACTCCATCCCGCGCGACCTCGACGAGGCCGCCGCGGTCGACGGCTGCGGCCCGATCCGCACCCTCGTCCAGATCATCGTCCCGGCCGCCCTGCCCGGCATCATCGCGGTCGCCGTGTACGCCTTCATGACCGCCTGGGGCGAGGTGCTGTTCGCCTCCGTCATGACCAACGACCAGACCCGCACGCTGGCCGTCGGGCTCCAGGGGTACGCCACGCAGACCGACGTCTACTGGAACCAGGTGATGGCCGCCTCGCTGGTCGTCAGCCTCCCCGTGGTCGCCGGATTCCTGCTGCTGCAGCGCTACCTGGTGGCCGGTCTGACCGCCGGTGCCGTCAAGTGA
- a CDS encoding carbohydrate ABC transporter permease: MIDRQTAGQEAAPKGAAPAPRRTRAKFGRSALPYLLLLPALLAELLIHLVPMVTGIVMAFKQLTQFFIRDWGSAPWSGFDNFKVALEFDAPVGKALLHSFWVTCAFTVLSVGLSWLIGVTASVFTQDAFRGRGLLRAAFMLPYALPVFAAVITWSFMFQRDTGLINHVLHDQLHLTSDKPFWLIGDNSFWALLTVSVWKSWPFAFLTLTAGLQNIPRELYEAAALDGAGVWQQIRRITLPSLRPVNLVLVLVLFLWTFNDFNTPFVLFGKSAPQAADLISIHIYQSSFITWNFGQGSAMSVLLLLFLLLVTAVYLFATNRRRGDAE, translated from the coding sequence GTGATCGACCGCCAGACCGCCGGACAGGAGGCCGCCCCGAAGGGGGCGGCCCCCGCCCCCCGGCGCACCCGCGCGAAGTTCGGGCGCAGCGCACTGCCCTACCTGCTGCTGCTCCCGGCCCTGCTGGCCGAACTGCTGATCCACCTGGTGCCGATGGTCACCGGCATCGTGATGGCGTTCAAGCAGCTCACCCAGTTCTTCATCCGCGACTGGGGCTCGGCGCCCTGGTCCGGCTTCGACAACTTCAAGGTCGCGCTGGAGTTCGACGCCCCGGTCGGCAAGGCGCTGCTGCACTCGTTCTGGGTGACCTGCGCCTTCACCGTGCTGTCGGTCGGCCTGTCCTGGCTGATCGGCGTCACCGCCTCGGTCTTCACCCAGGACGCCTTCCGCGGCCGCGGGCTGCTGCGCGCGGCGTTCATGCTGCCGTACGCGCTGCCGGTGTTCGCGGCCGTGATCACCTGGTCGTTCATGTTCCAGCGGGACACCGGCCTGATCAACCACGTGCTGCACGACCAGCTCCACCTGACCAGCGACAAGCCGTTCTGGCTGATCGGCGACAACAGCTTCTGGGCGCTGCTGACCGTCTCGGTCTGGAAGTCCTGGCCGTTCGCCTTCCTCACCCTCACCGCGGGCCTGCAGAACATCCCGCGCGAGCTGTACGAGGCCGCCGCGCTGGACGGCGCCGGCGTGTGGCAGCAGATCCGCCGGATCACCCTGCCCTCGCTGCGCCCGGTCAACCTGGTGCTGGTGCTGGTGCTGTTCCTGTGGACCTTCAACGACTTCAACACGCCGTTCGTGCTGTTCGGCAAGTCCGCCCCGCAGGCCGCGGACCTGATCTCGATCCACATCTACCAGTCCTCCTTCATCACCTGGAACTTCGGCCAGGGCTCGGCGATGTCCGTCCTGCTGCTGCTGTTCCTGCTGCTGGTGACCGCGGTCTACCTGTTCGCCACCAACCGCCGTCGGGGGGACGCAGAATGA
- a CDS encoding carbohydrate binding domain-containing protein: protein MFRRRSYSPVERAAQAPRVSHARTGPSVLKRSLAGVSAAAVIGTGLAVAGSVTASADVANLVANPGFESGLANWTCTAGSGATVVSSPVHGGTAALKATPSGQDSAQCSQTISVQPNAQYTLSGFVQGSYVYLGATGTGVNASTWAPGNASYGQLSTTFSTGASTTSVTVFVHGWYGQPAFYADDLVLTGPGGSGSPSPSASAPTSQPPTSQPPTSQPPTSQPPTSKPPTSQPPTSQPPTSNPPGDATCATKPRPTGKVLQGYWENWDGASNGVHPGLGWTPITDSRIAQHGYNVINAAFPVILSDGTVLWQDGMDTGVKVATPAEMCQAKANGATILMSIGGATAGIDLSSSTVADKFVATIVPILKKYNFDGIDIDIETGLSGSGSITTLSASQSNLIRIIDGVLAQMPAGFGLTMAPETAYVTGGSVTYGSIWGSYLPIIKKYVDNGRLWWLNMQYYNGSMYGCSGDSYSAGTVQGFTAQTTCLNNGLTIQGTTVKVPYDKQVPGLPAQSGAGGGYMAPNLVSQAYGSYSGQLKGLMTWSLNWDGSKGWTFGDNVKSLQGR from the coding sequence ATGTTCCGTCGAAGGTCGTACTCGCCCGTGGAGCGCGCCGCCCAGGCGCCCCGGGTCAGCCACGCCCGAACCGGTCCGAGCGTCCTGAAGCGGTCGCTGGCCGGCGTCAGCGCCGCCGCCGTGATCGGCACCGGCCTCGCCGTGGCCGGCTCGGTCACCGCGTCCGCCGACGTCGCCAACCTAGTCGCCAACCCCGGCTTCGAGAGCGGGCTCGCCAACTGGACCTGCACCGCCGGCTCCGGCGCGACGGTCGTCAGCAGCCCGGTGCACGGCGGCACCGCCGCGCTCAAGGCCACCCCCAGCGGCCAGGACAGCGCGCAGTGCTCGCAGACCATCAGCGTGCAGCCCAACGCGCAGTACACCCTGAGCGGCTTCGTCCAGGGCAGCTACGTCTACCTCGGCGCCACCGGCACCGGCGTGAACGCCTCCACCTGGGCCCCCGGCAACGCCTCCTACGGGCAGCTCAGCACCACCTTCTCCACCGGCGCCTCCACCACCTCGGTGACCGTCTTCGTGCACGGCTGGTACGGCCAACCCGCCTTCTACGCCGACGACCTGGTGCTCACCGGCCCCGGCGGCAGCGGCAGCCCGTCGCCGTCCGCCAGCGCCCCCACCTCGCAGCCGCCCACCTCCCAGCCGCCGACGTCCCAGCCGCCCACCTCGCAGCCCCCGACGTCCAAGCCCCCGACCTCGCAGCCGCCCACCTCGCAGCCGCCGACCAGCAACCCGCCCGGTGACGCCACCTGCGCCACCAAGCCGCGGCCGACCGGCAAGGTGCTCCAGGGCTACTGGGAGAACTGGGACGGCGCCTCCAACGGCGTGCACCCGGGCCTCGGTTGGACCCCGATCACCGACAGCCGGATCGCCCAGCACGGCTACAACGTCATCAACGCCGCCTTCCCGGTGATCCTCTCCGACGGCACCGTGCTCTGGCAGGACGGCATGGACACCGGCGTCAAGGTGGCCACCCCCGCCGAGATGTGCCAGGCCAAGGCGAACGGCGCGACCATCCTGATGTCGATCGGCGGCGCCACCGCGGGCATCGACCTGAGCTCCAGCACGGTGGCCGACAAGTTCGTCGCGACCATCGTGCCGATCCTGAAGAAGTACAACTTCGACGGCATCGACATCGACATCGAGACCGGCCTGTCCGGCAGCGGCAGCATCACCACCCTGTCCGCCTCGCAGTCCAACCTGATCCGGATCATCGACGGCGTCCTCGCCCAGATGCCGGCCGGCTTCGGCCTCACCATGGCCCCCGAGACCGCGTACGTCACCGGCGGCAGCGTCACCTACGGCTCGATCTGGGGCTCCTACCTGCCGATCATCAAGAAGTACGTCGACAACGGCCGGCTGTGGTGGCTGAACATGCAGTACTACAACGGCTCGATGTACGGCTGCTCCGGCGACTCCTACTCGGCCGGCACCGTCCAGGGCTTCACCGCCCAGACCACCTGCCTCAACAACGGCCTGACCATCCAGGGCACCACCGTCAAGGTCCCCTACGACAAGCAGGTCCCCGGCCTCCCCGCCCAGTCCGGCGCGGGCGGCGGCTACATGGCCCCCAACCTGGTCTCCCAGGCCTACGGCTCCTACAGCGGCCAGCTGAAGGGCCTGATGACCTGGTCCCTCAACTGGGACGGCTCGAAGGGCTGGACCTTCGGCGACAACGTCAAGTCCCTCCAGGGCCGCTGA
- a CDS encoding phosphotransferase family protein, producing the protein MDCRTPAALLAEACAAAGRPSTGARLIRAGENTLWRLPGGVVARIGRPGQLAVAAKELAVADWLHRHRVPAVRPLGHPAAPLAVHGRPVTFWHELPPHRPGTPVELATALRRLHRLPPPPAGLGALDPFVRLPERIAAAALDEPSRRRLRSRLAELRTAWRELALPARPPHLVHGDAWSGNLAVTATTAHLLDFERTALGPAEWDLTTTAVGRHTFGTVPPGTYDAFCAAYGADVTEWLGYPVLRDIRELRLTCYAWQQADADPRHRAEARHRLACLFGEHGPRPWGWTALD; encoded by the coding sequence GTGGACTGCCGCACCCCCGCCGCCCTGCTGGCCGAAGCCTGCGCCGCCGCCGGGCGCCCGAGCACCGGCGCGCGGCTGATCCGGGCCGGCGAGAACACCCTGTGGCGGCTGCCCGGCGGAGTGGTCGCCCGGATCGGCCGCCCCGGCCAACTCGCGGTCGCGGCCAAGGAACTGGCCGTCGCCGACTGGCTGCACCGGCACCGGGTGCCGGCCGTCCGCCCGCTCGGCCACCCGGCCGCGCCGCTGGCGGTGCACGGCCGCCCGGTCACCTTCTGGCACGAGCTGCCGCCGCACCGCCCCGGCACCCCGGTCGAACTGGCCACCGCGCTGCGCCGCCTGCACCGACTGCCCCCGCCACCGGCCGGGTTGGGCGCCCTCGACCCGTTCGTCCGGCTCCCCGAGCGGATCGCCGCCGCCGCCCTCGACGAGCCGAGCCGCCGCCGACTGCGCTCCCGCCTCGCCGAGTTGCGCACCGCCTGGCGCGAACTCGCCCTCCCCGCCCGGCCGCCGCACCTCGTGCACGGCGACGCCTGGAGCGGCAACCTCGCGGTCACCGCCACCACCGCCCACCTGCTGGACTTCGAACGCACCGCGCTCGGCCCGGCCGAGTGGGACCTGACCACCACCGCCGTCGGCCGCCACACCTTCGGCACCGTCCCGCCCGGGACGTACGACGCGTTCTGCGCCGCCTACGGCGCCGACGTCACCGAGTGGCTCGGCTACCCGGTGCTCCGCGACATCCGCGAACTCCGGCTCACCTGCTACGCCTGGCAGCAGGCCGACGCCGACCCCCGCCACCGCGCCGAAGCCCGCCACCGGCTGGCCTGCCTGTTCGGCGAGCACGGCCCCCGCCCCTGGGGCTGGACGGCGCTCGACTGA
- a CDS encoding helix-turn-helix domain-containing protein: METIGSWNEIGERVAEARRAAGVSQGELAARLGLDRTMLVRIESGERKISAVELFRLAEELGVPAAHFVTRPPAPLVSRRHGLDEDADGASRTRFRFDALLEAHARDAQWLIGAGFLVPPPALARPEGPIDPGALADAARSVIGKPHGPLGGIARVAEQFGLYLLSVDVEGDGASLLLDGFGVAVVGGRAAPGRRRWTAAHELGHHLLQDEYHSDLSVAAGRDEREELIDRFADELLMRDADLEEAWRRRAQDAAPRSFLIEIAAQYRVSWGVVVRKAARLGLVSSAQARQLRAGTPTRGDLLAVHGAEPVEDLTVGTTGPRWRKAVLDAWAGGDVTGSRAVELLHGAIAVDDLPLRALEEPAP; the protein is encoded by the coding sequence ATGGAGACGATCGGGAGCTGGAACGAGATCGGCGAGCGGGTCGCGGAGGCCCGGCGGGCCGCAGGAGTGAGCCAGGGTGAGCTGGCCGCGCGGCTCGGCCTGGACCGAACCATGCTCGTGCGCATCGAGTCCGGTGAACGCAAGATCTCCGCCGTGGAGCTGTTCCGGCTGGCCGAAGAGCTGGGTGTTCCCGCCGCGCACTTCGTCACCCGTCCGCCGGCCCCGCTGGTCTCGCGGCGGCACGGTCTGGACGAGGACGCGGACGGCGCGAGCCGCACCAGATTCCGCTTCGACGCCCTCCTCGAGGCACACGCACGGGATGCCCAGTGGTTGATCGGCGCGGGCTTCCTCGTCCCTCCTCCGGCTCTCGCGCGGCCGGAAGGCCCGATTGATCCGGGTGCGCTCGCGGATGCGGCACGTTCGGTGATCGGCAAGCCCCACGGGCCGCTGGGCGGTATCGCCCGCGTCGCGGAGCAGTTCGGGCTGTACCTGCTCAGCGTCGACGTCGAGGGCGACGGAGCCTCCCTGCTCCTCGACGGTTTCGGGGTGGCCGTCGTGGGCGGCCGGGCTGCTCCCGGCAGACGCCGTTGGACCGCGGCACACGAACTCGGACACCACCTGCTCCAGGACGAGTACCACTCTGACCTCTCGGTGGCGGCCGGCCGGGACGAACGCGAAGAGCTCATCGACCGGTTCGCCGACGAGTTGCTGATGCGGGACGCGGACCTCGAAGAGGCGTGGCGGCGCCGAGCACAGGATGCCGCGCCGCGGAGCTTCCTCATCGAGATCGCGGCCCAGTACCGAGTCTCCTGGGGGGTCGTCGTGCGCAAGGCCGCCAGGCTCGGGCTCGTGTCGAGCGCGCAGGCACGCCAACTGCGGGCCGGTACCCCGACCCGGGGCGATCTCCTCGCTGTGCACGGGGCGGAGCCGGTCGAGGACCTGACCGTCGGTACCACCGGGCCCCGGTGGCGGAAAGCCGTCCTCGACGCCTGGGCCGGCGGCGACGTGACCGGTTCCCGCGCGGTGGAACTGCTGCACGGGGCGATCGCGGTCGACGACCTGCCGTTGCGCGCGCTGGAGGAACCCGCCCCATGA
- a CDS encoding RICIN domain-containing protein yields MPPGERRVSAEIGVPFLKIGTDDVGSLFRRRARKPLGPFLVLSVSSGLALDTALHTRHGTRAHLWRAHGQPHQLWLLGPTDRDGEFELVSAANNLLLDGRGAQDGDSVRMCDRHGADAAWQRWRVVAVDGGRAHRIENAGTGMVLDCPYEAVSPAPATLWAPHGGSNQTWVLAAPFTVAATG; encoded by the coding sequence ATGCCACCGGGAGAGCGCCGCGTCAGTGCCGAGATCGGCGTACCGTTCCTGAAGATCGGTACGGACGACGTGGGTTCGCTGTTCCGCCGCCGGGCCCGCAAGCCGCTGGGGCCGTTCCTGGTGCTCTCGGTGAGCAGCGGGCTGGCGCTGGACACCGCGCTGCACACCCGGCACGGCACCCGTGCGCACCTGTGGAGGGCGCACGGGCAGCCGCACCAGCTGTGGCTGCTGGGGCCGACCGACCGGGACGGGGAGTTCGAGCTGGTCTCGGCGGCCAACAACCTGCTGCTGGACGGCCGGGGCGCGCAGGACGGCGACTCGGTGCGGATGTGCGACCGGCACGGCGCGGACGCGGCCTGGCAGCGCTGGCGGGTCGTCGCGGTGGACGGCGGCCGGGCGCACCGGATCGAGAACGCGGGCACCGGGATGGTGCTGGACTGCCCGTACGAGGCGGTCTCCCCCGCCCCGGCGACGCTCTGGGCGCCGCACGGCGGCTCCAACCAGACCTGGGTGCTGGCCGCGCCGTTCACCGTGGCCGCGACGGGCTGA
- a CDS encoding ABC transporter substrate-binding protein, with product MRTHRISAALALTAAIVLTASACGGGDSGSGGNSSPKTLTYWASNQGSSLENDKQVLEPELKKFEAQTGIKVNLEVIPWSDLLNRILAATASGQGPDVLNIGNTWSASLQATGALLPFDQAAFDKIGGKDRFLESTIASAGAKGKDPAAVPLYSMAYGLYYNKKLFQAAGIANPPATWEELVADGKKLTSGDKYGLAIEGGNVSENVHHAFTLGMQHGTGFYDASGKPTFDSPEAVAAVKQYVDFIANDKIAAPGNAEYAANQSVTDFATGKAAMLMWQSAGANLKSHGMNPDDYGVVPVPAPAGATGDKATTSMVAGINLAVFKNTKNLDGALNFVKFMTSDEEQKTLNGTYGSLPPVKAAQSDAAFSTPELQTLAGVLQKSAAPLPQVPTESQFETLIGTAVKNLLASAAAGKPITEATVKDELSKAQQQMPAS from the coding sequence ATGCGCACCCACCGGATCTCCGCCGCCCTCGCCCTGACCGCCGCGATCGTCCTGACCGCCTCCGCCTGCGGCGGCGGCGACAGCGGCAGCGGCGGCAACTCCAGCCCCAAGACGCTCACGTACTGGGCCTCCAACCAGGGCAGCAGCCTGGAGAACGACAAGCAGGTGCTGGAGCCCGAGCTGAAGAAGTTCGAGGCGCAGACCGGCATCAAGGTCAACCTCGAAGTCATCCCCTGGTCCGACCTGCTGAACAGAATCCTGGCCGCCACCGCGTCCGGCCAGGGCCCGGACGTGCTGAACATCGGCAACACCTGGTCCGCCTCCCTCCAGGCGACCGGCGCACTGCTCCCGTTCGACCAGGCCGCCTTCGACAAGATCGGCGGCAAGGACCGCTTCCTGGAGTCGACCATCGCCTCGGCCGGCGCCAAGGGCAAGGACCCGGCGGCCGTCCCGCTGTACTCGATGGCCTACGGCCTGTACTACAACAAGAAGCTGTTCCAGGCGGCCGGGATCGCCAACCCGCCCGCCACCTGGGAGGAGCTGGTCGCGGACGGCAAGAAGCTGACCTCGGGCGACAAGTACGGCCTGGCGATCGAGGGCGGCAACGTCTCGGAGAACGTCCACCACGCCTTCACCCTGGGCATGCAGCACGGCACCGGCTTCTACGACGCCTCGGGCAAGCCGACCTTCGACAGCCCGGAGGCCGTCGCCGCGGTCAAGCAGTACGTCGACTTCATCGCCAACGACAAGATCGCCGCCCCCGGCAACGCCGAGTACGCCGCCAACCAGTCGGTGACCGACTTCGCCACCGGCAAGGCCGCGATGCTGATGTGGCAGTCCGCGGGCGCCAACCTCAAGTCGCACGGCATGAACCCGGACGACTACGGCGTCGTCCCCGTCCCGGCCCCGGCCGGCGCCACCGGCGACAAGGCCACCACCTCGATGGTGGCCGGCATCAACCTGGCGGTCTTCAAGAACACCAAGAACCTCGACGGCGCCCTGAACTTCGTGAAGTTCATGACCAGCGACGAGGAGCAGAAGACCCTCAACGGCACCTACGGCTCGCTGCCGCCGGTGAAGGCCGCGCAGTCCGACGCCGCGTTCTCCACCCCGGAGCTCCAGACCCTCGCGGGCGTCCTGCAGAAGAGCGCCGCGCCGCTCCCGCAGGTCCCCACCGAGAGCCAGTTCGAGACCCTGATCGGCACCGCCGTGAAGAACCTGCTGGCGTCCGCCGCCGCGGGCAAGCCGATCACCGAGGCCACGGTCAAGGACGAGCTGTCCAAGGCCCAGCAGCAGATGCCGGCCAGCTGA
- a CDS encoding ROK family transcriptional regulator: MTPRGKQTVRDLRRSSRSTLLRHLYFNGPLSRQELGTATGLSAGSVSNVTGELLADGLIEECGSVESDGGRPRILLRVTPGQAHLVGIDIGETQVRVTLFDLALTELASADQPLLAAHDPERVVRMIAGGLDQALAAAGVAAENVLGIGIGVPGIVEQGTGADPGAGIVVHGQTFGWDAVPFGRMLREHTPLPLYVDNGAKTLGQAEMWFGAGRGSRHAVVALFGSGVGACVIADGVRFRGATSSAGEWGHTKVHVGGRPCRCGSRGCLEAYVGAEALVERWDGTVPDTSEKAGLAALLRAAEDGQPSAVALLDEAAELFGASIADLVNLFNPERIVIGGWAGLLLGPRLLPAIGEAATRYALSFPRSRTTITLSDLGPDAVTLGAATLPLTHFLDSGGELPDHLAAVAAV, from the coding sequence ATGACACCGCGAGGCAAGCAGACCGTTCGCGACCTGCGCCGGAGCAGCCGTTCCACGCTACTGCGACACCTGTACTTCAACGGTCCGCTGAGCCGCCAGGAGCTGGGCACCGCGACCGGACTGAGTGCCGGATCGGTCAGCAACGTAACGGGCGAGTTGCTTGCCGACGGCCTGATCGAGGAGTGCGGATCGGTCGAGTCCGACGGCGGCCGCCCGCGCATCCTGCTCCGGGTCACCCCCGGCCAGGCCCACCTGGTCGGCATCGACATCGGCGAGACCCAGGTCCGGGTCACCCTCTTCGACCTCGCGCTCACCGAACTCGCCTCGGCCGACCAGCCGTTGCTCGCCGCGCACGACCCCGAGCGGGTGGTCCGGATGATCGCCGGCGGCCTCGACCAGGCGCTCGCCGCGGCCGGCGTCGCCGCCGAGAACGTGCTCGGCATCGGGATAGGGGTGCCCGGCATCGTCGAGCAGGGCACCGGCGCCGACCCCGGCGCGGGCATCGTCGTGCACGGCCAGACCTTCGGCTGGGACGCCGTCCCGTTCGGCCGGATGCTGCGCGAGCACACCCCGCTGCCGCTGTACGTCGACAACGGCGCCAAGACGCTCGGCCAGGCCGAGATGTGGTTCGGCGCCGGGCGCGGCAGCCGGCACGCGGTGGTCGCCCTGTTCGGCTCCGGCGTCGGCGCCTGCGTGATCGCCGACGGCGTCCGCTTCCGCGGCGCGACCAGCTCGGCCGGCGAGTGGGGCCACACCAAGGTGCACGTCGGCGGCCGCCCCTGCCGGTGCGGCTCCCGCGGCTGCCTGGAGGCGTACGTCGGCGCCGAGGCGCTGGTCGAGCGCTGGGACGGCACGGTGCCCGACACCAGCGAGAAGGCCGGCCTGGCGGCCCTGCTGCGGGCCGCCGAGGACGGGCAGCCGAGCGCCGTCGCCCTGCTCGACGAGGCCGCCGAGCTGTTCGGCGCGTCCATCGCCGACCTGGTCAACCTGTTCAACCCCGAGCGGATCGTCATCGGCGGCTGGGCCGGCCTGCTGCTCGGCCCCCGGCTGCTCCCCGCGATCGGCGAGGCCGCGACCCGCTACGCCCTGTCCTTCCCCCGCTCCCGCACCACCATCACCCTCTCCGACCTCGGTCCGGACGCGGTGACGCTCGGCGCGGCGACGCTGCCGCTGACGCACTTCCTGGACAGCGGCGGCGAACTGCCCGACCACCTCGCGGCGGTCGCCGCCGTCTGA
- a CDS encoding GH1 family beta-glucosidase produces MNHLDALPANFRWGAATAAYQIEGAASTDGRAPSIWDTFSHTPGKVDNGDTGDTACDHYHRWPQDLDLAKGLGLDAYRFSIAWPRVVPQADGRVNAAGLDFYDRLVDGMLERGLTPFPTLYHWDLPQAQQDRGGWPERSTAERFAEYTAVVAERLGDRVRDWCTLNEPLCSSWIGHLEGKMAPGVTDLTAAVRTSYHLHLGHGLAVQALRAAVPGARIGIVNNLSTIEPATQSDADLAAARRADGHINRWWLDPILGRGYPQDMLDLYGVELPVRDGDLDLISAPLDWVGLNYYFRQIVEDDPTGPVPGFRQVPGPNPERTAMDWEVHAPGIEELLLRLTEDYGVREIYVTENGSAYRDTVTADGRVDDPERTAYLESHLAACARAVAKGAPLAGYFAWSLLDNFEWAYGYDKRFGLIHVDYDTQVRILKASGERYAQLIAAHRARA; encoded by the coding sequence GTGAACCACCTCGACGCGCTGCCGGCCAACTTCCGCTGGGGCGCCGCCACCGCCGCCTACCAGATCGAGGGCGCCGCGAGCACCGACGGCCGCGCGCCGTCGATCTGGGACACCTTCTCGCACACCCCCGGCAAGGTCGACAACGGCGACACCGGCGACACGGCCTGCGACCACTACCACCGCTGGCCCCAGGACCTCGACCTGGCCAAGGGGCTCGGCCTGGACGCCTACCGCTTCTCCATCGCCTGGCCCCGGGTCGTCCCGCAGGCCGACGGCCGGGTCAACGCGGCCGGCCTGGACTTCTACGACCGCCTGGTCGACGGCATGCTGGAGCGCGGCCTCACCCCGTTCCCGACCCTCTACCACTGGGACCTCCCGCAGGCCCAGCAGGACCGCGGCGGCTGGCCCGAGCGCTCCACCGCCGAGCGCTTCGCCGAGTACACCGCGGTGGTCGCCGAGCGCCTCGGCGACCGGGTCCGCGACTGGTGCACCCTCAACGAGCCGCTCTGCTCCTCCTGGATCGGCCACCTCGAGGGCAAGATGGCCCCCGGCGTCACCGACCTCACCGCCGCCGTCCGCACCTCCTACCACCTGCACCTCGGCCACGGCCTCGCCGTCCAGGCGCTGCGCGCCGCCGTCCCCGGCGCCCGGATCGGCATCGTCAACAACCTCTCCACCATCGAGCCCGCCACGCAGTCCGACGCCGACCTCGCCGCCGCCCGGCGCGCCGACGGCCACATCAACCGCTGGTGGCTCGACCCGATCCTCGGCCGCGGCTACCCGCAGGACATGCTCGACCTGTACGGCGTCGAACTCCCCGTCCGGGACGGCGACCTCGACCTGATCTCGGCCCCGCTCGACTGGGTCGGCCTCAACTACTACTTCCGCCAGATCGTCGAGGACGACCCCACCGGCCCCGTCCCGGGCTTCCGCCAGGTCCCCGGCCCCAACCCCGAGCGCACCGCGATGGACTGGGAGGTGCACGCCCCCGGCATCGAGGAGCTCCTGCTGCGCCTCACCGAGGACTACGGCGTCCGCGAGATCTACGTGACCGAGAACGGCTCCGCCTACCGCGACACCGTCACCGCCGACGGCCGGGTCGACGACCCCGAGCGCACCGCCTACCTGGAGTCCCACCTCGCCGCCTGCGCCCGCGCCGTCGCCAAGGGCGCCCCGCTGGCCGGCTACTTCGCCTGGTCCCTGCTCGACAACTTCGAGTGGGCCTACGGCTACGACAAGCGCTTCGGCCTGATCCACGTCGACTACGACACCCAGGTCCGCATCCTCAAGGCCAGCGGCGAACGCTACGCCCAGCTCATCGCCGCCCACCGCGCCCGCGCCTGA